A stretch of Arachis hypogaea cultivar Tifrunner chromosome 15, arahy.Tifrunner.gnm2.J5K5, whole genome shotgun sequence DNA encodes these proteins:
- the LOC112747726 gene encoding histidine kinase 1-like isoform X1, with product MAEDRYETCSEGSACSQMGSNNKCKHVFDRLCGFAPSWNWNTTTTTTLPPPPSGRRIFHRDVEKEAFQYASSSHCLSSYYSVFVVRLAIMVMLAILIGLLTILTWHFTKIYTTKSLKTLAYDLRYELLQRPILRMWNILNSTAEITTAQVKLSQYVIRRYSNPVNQAEQVEQLYEAMRAITWALFSSKKALNSITINYKNGFVQAFHRDLKDNNTSYIYSDLSNYSMVANEMNSFSAHQAWNDKAIHGNKSAIWYREPLDPVTGDKIGKAMKIAPEDLINIAGLSQVPDGVASWHVAVSKFTDSPLLSAALPVWDSSNKSIMAVVGVTTALYSVGQLMKELVEMHSGHMYLTSQEGYLLATSTNAPLLTNSTKHPTLKMAVDCENEVIKLGAEWLQRAYGNHSPPSHEVHVENAKLGHQQYYIDSFFLNLKRLPLVGVIIIPRKYIMGQVDERAFKTLVILISASLCILVIGCVCILILTNGVSKEMKLRAALISQLEARRKAEASSNYKSQFLANMSHELRTPMAAVIGLLDILISDDCLTNEQYSTVTQIRKCSTALLRLLNNILDLSKVESGKLVLEDAEFDLGRELEGLVDMFSVQCINHNVETVLDLSDEMPKVVRGDSARVVQIFTNLINNSIKFTPSGHIILRGWCEYPNSCNGSPIFPLEQKKSRCIQKAREKQNANNEKRTTKRDNKVILWFEVDDTGCGIDPSKWDSVFESFEQADPSTTRLHGGTGLGLCIVRNLVNKMGGDIKVVKKEGQGTLMRLCLVLSTPTDVTEQHYALDFTDNSLVVLLALHGNMSRLITSKWLQKNGVCTIEASEWNGLTQVLRELFHARSPVHNNNNFDAHYPVTEGLKSKLLSIQDMKKPVFVIVVDIGLLDLSTDIWKEQLNFLHRYFGRARFVWMLNHDTSNNIKMEIRRKGNVLMVNKPLYKAKMVHILEAVIKERNLELQKRNNMIGPRTTTKEGELHEFLEIDSTHFDAGSSDDSDTSETVGSNPVSVDGDKQIELVARSPASSTYKINNCLVGLTNEHLEDTNNARKEESCQSSPSSSKHAIEESDPKSLSTKEPSQGGDSECGETHRAAGPNNNVVNGKNSLEGLRILLAEDTPVLQRVATIMLEKMGASVVAVGDGQQAVDALHCKLGVDDCRRDSLQKERNMRSQTEILTSPYDLILMDCQMPKMDGYEATKAIRKSEVGTGLHIPIVALTAHAMSCDEAKCLEVGMDAYLTKPIDFKQMVSTILSLTKRKTS from the exons ATGGCAGAAGACAGATATGAAACCTGTTCTGAAGGTTCTGCATGTTCTCAAATGGGAAGCAATAATAAGTGCAAGCATGTGTTTGATAGATTATGCGGTTTTGCACCTTCATGGAATTGGAACACAACCACCACAACcacactaccaccaccaccaagtGGCAGAAGAATCTTCCATAGAGATGTTGAAAAAGAAGCATTCCAATATGCAAGTAGTAGCCATTGCCTCTCATCCTACTACAGTGTCTTTGTTGTTCGCCTAGCAATCATG GTGATGCTAGCAATCTTGATAGGGCTACTTACTATTCTAACATGGCATTTCACCAAGATTTACACAACAAAATCACTCAAAACCCTGGCATATGATCTGCGTTACGAGCTTCTTCAACGCCCAATCTTGAGGATGTGGAACATTCTGAATTCTACGGCCGAGATCACCACGGCTCAGGTGAAGCTTTCTCAGTATGTGATCAGGCGTTACAGCAACCCTGTTAATCAAGCAGAGCAAGTTGAG CAGCTGTATGAAGCAATGAGGGCTATAACATGGGCATTGTTTTCTAGTAAGAAAGCTCTGAACTCCATAACCATCAATTATAAGAATGGATTTGTCCAAGCTTTCCATAGAGATCTTAAGGATAACAACACATCTTACATCTATTCGGATCTCTCGAATTACTCTATGGTTGCTAATGAGATGAATTCCTTTTCGGCGCATCAGGCTTGGAATGATAAGGCCATTCATGGTAACAAATCAGCAATTTGGTACCGTGAGCCGCTTGATCCTGTCACTGGGGATAAGATTGGGAAAGCTATGAAGATTGCACCGGAAGACTTAATCAACATAGCTGGCCTTTCACAAGTACCTGATGGTGTGGCCTCATGGCATGTTGCAGTGAGCAAGTTCACTGATTCGCCATTGCTTTCAGCAGCATTACCTGTTTGGGATTCTTCTAATAAGAGTATTATGGCAGTTGTGGGTGTCACAACGGCGCTTTATAGCGTTGGACAGCTGATGAAGGAGCTAGTTGAGATGCACAGTGGTCACATGTACTTGACTTCACAAGAGGGTTACTTGCTTGCAACTTCCACAAATGCACCTCTGCTGACAAATTCAACAAAGCATCCAACGCTTAAGATGGCGGTTGATTGCGAAAATGAAGTGATCAAACTTGGTGCTGAGTGGTTGCAGAGAGCTTATGGAAACCATTCTCCTCCTAGTCATGAGGTTCATGTAGAAAATGCCAAGCTAGGCCACCAGCAATATTACATTGACTCTTTCTTCCTAAACTTGAAGAGACTTCCTTTG GTGGGGGTAATCATCATACCAAGAAAGTATATCATGGGGCAGGTTGATGAAAGAGCCTTCAAAACTTTGGTTATTCTAATATCTGCATCATTATGCATTCTAGTTATTGGATGTGTTTGCATTTTGATATTGACGAATGGAGTGTCGAAGGAAATGAAACTAAGAGCAGCATTGATAAGTCAGCTGGAAGCAAGAAGAAAGGCAGAGGCTTCAAGCAACTACAAAAGCCAATTTCTTGCGAACATGAG TCATGAATTAAGGACACCGATGGCAGCAGTAATTGGGTTGCTTGACATTCTTATATCTGATGACTGTCTCACAAATGAACAATACTCAACAGTTACTCAAATAAGAAAATGCTCAACTGCACTACTCCGTCTTCTTAACAACATCTTGGATCTTAGCAAG GTGGAATCAGGAAAACTAGTCCTAGAAGATGCAGAATTTGACTTGGGTCGTGAACTTGAAGGGCTTGTAGATATGTTTTCTGTCCAGTGCATTAACCACAATGTAGAGACTGTTTTAGATCTGTCTG ATGAAATGCCAAAGGTAGTAAGGGGTGATTCTGCTAGGGTGGTTCAAATTTTTACAAATTTGATCAACAATTCAATAAAGTTTACTCCAT CTGGTCACATCATTCTGCGAGGATGGTGCGAATACCCAAATTCTTGCAATGGTAGTCCAATTTTTCCACTTGAACAGAAGAAATCACGGTGTATACAAAAGGCTAGAGAGAAGCAAAATGCAAACAATGAAAAGAGAACAACTAAGAGAGATAACAAAGTGATACTTTGGTTTGAAGTTGATGACACAGGCTGTG GCATTGACCCAAGTAAATGGGATTCTGTGTTTGAAAGCTTTGAGCAAGCTGATCCATCAACTACTCGATT GCATGGAGGCACTGGTCTTGGTCTCTGCATTGTCAGAAACTTG GTCAATAAGATGGGCGGAGATATCaaggttgtcaaaaaggaggGCCAAGGAACACTCATGAGATTATGCTTAGTTCTCAGTACACCTACTGATGTCACAGAGCAACATTATGCATTGGATTTTACTGACAATAGCTTAGTG GTACTTCTTGCACTGCATGGCAACATGAGTCGCTTGATTACTTCCAAGTGGTTACAGAAAAATGGGGTTTGCACTATAGAAGCATCTGAATGGAATGGACTAACACAGGTTTTGAGGGAACTCTTTCATGCAAGAAGTCCAGTCCATAATAACAATAACTTCGATGCACATTATCCAGTAACCGAGGGATTGAAGTCTAAATTACTCAGCATACAAGACATGAAGAAACCGGTTTTCGTCATTGTTGTGGACATTGGGCTACTTGACTTGAGCACAGACATATGGAAGGAACAGCTTAACTTCCTTCATAGATACTTTGGGAGAGCAAGGTTTGTGTGGATGCTAAATCATGACACATCCAATAACATAAAGATGGAGATTCGTCGGAAAGGGAATGTTTTGATGGTCAACAAACCCCTTTATAAAGCGAAAATGGTTCACATTTTGGAAGCAGTCATAAAGGAGAGAAATCTTGAGCTGCAAAAGAGAAATAATATGATTGGTCCAAGGACCACTACAAAAGAGGGCGAGTTGCATGAATTTCTTGAGATTGATTCTACTCATTTTGATGCTGGTAGCTCTGATGATTCGGACACTTCCGAAACGGTTGGTTCTAATCCTGTTAGTGTCGATGGAGATAAACAAATTGAATTGGTGGCTAGATCACCCGCATCATCAACATACAAGATCAATAACTGCTTAGTTGGATTAACCAATGAACATTTGGAAGATACTAACAATGCAAGGAAAGAAGAGTCATGTCAGAGTAGCCCCAGTTCTTCCAAACATGCCATTGAAGAAAGTGACCCTAAATCACTGTCCACTAAAGAACCATCTCAAGGTGGAGATTCTGAATGTGGCGAAACACATAGGGCCGCCGGCCCAAATAATAATGTGGTCAATGGAAAAAATTCTCTTGAAGGCCTGAGGATATTGCTTGCAGAAGATACTCCTGTGCTTCAAAGGGTAGCAACCATAATGCTTGAGAAAATGGGAGCTTCTGTTGTTGCTGTAGGTGATGGACAACAAGCAGTAGATGCTCTCCATTGCAAGCTAGGTGTTGATGACTGCAGAAGGGATTCTCTCCAGAAGGAAAGAAACATGAGATCTCAAACAGAGATTTTGACTTCACCATATGACTTGATCCTAATGGATTGTCAG ATGCCAAAGATGGATGGTTATGAAGCAACAAAAGCAATAAGGAAATCAGAAGTGGGAACAGGATTGCATATTCCAATTGTTGCCCTTACAGCTCATGCAATGTCATGTGATGAAGCCAAATGCCTTGAAGTTGGCATGGATGCTTACTTAACAAAGCCAATTGACTTCAAGCAAATGGTGTCCACCATACTTTCACTCACCAAAAGAAAAACATCATGA